TTCTTTGAATTCTTCTTGATCAGGCTATCCACGTAGGCTTCTTTGTAATATTCATCCTTTGATTTGTGGGAATAGTCTCTTTGGATGCACCGCCCTGAGGGAGTGTAATATTTGGCGGTTGTAACCAAGAGCACGGACCCGTCTTTGAATGGATACTGGCTCTGAACCAGACCCTTGCCAAAACTGGTTTTTCCGACAATCAGGCCTCTGTCCCAATCCTGAATGGCGCCCGAAACAATTTCCGATGCCGAGGCACTTCCGTGATCAATCAAAACAATGAGCGGATACAGGGGATGGGTGGCTTCGTCGGTGGCGTAATAGTCGCGATAGGAACTGGGAATCCGGCCCTTCGTGTACACGATCATTTTTCCGCCGGGAATAAATTTATCGGCCACTTCCGTGGCAATCTGCAAATAGCCGCCGCTGTTGCCCCGTAAATCCAGAATAAGTTTGTCCATTCCCTCGGATTCCAGTTTATTCAGGGCTTTTTCCAATTCCTGACCGGTTGTTGCCGAAAATCGGGCGATGCGCACGTAACCGATTCCCGGGCGCAACATGGCCGCATCCGGAATACTTTCCACTTTAATTTTTTCGCGGGTCAGGGTAAATTCCTTGGGCTCGTCCCAGCCATCCCGTTCGATGGTCACTTTAACCTGAGTCCCCGGCGGGCCCATCAGCTTCTTGGGAACGTCGTCCCGCTTAATACCAATGGCAGATTCCCCGTTAATTCCAATGATGCGGTCTCCCGACCTCAAGCCCGATTTAAATGCCGGGCCTCCCTCAAAAACGGACATGATCGTAATCTTTTTGCGGATAATATCAAAGCTGATTCCAATACCGGAATACCCGGCAAATGTTTTGCTCCAATTCTTGAATTGATCAGCCGTCATGTAGTTGGTGTGCGGATCCAGATCCGAAAGCATCCCCCGAATGGCATTGTTGATCAGATCATTCGGATCGGTTTTTTCAACATAACTCTGTTGAATGATGTTCAGTACCGTTGTAAAAATGTTCAGTTTCTGATAAATGTTTCGGCGGGAATCCTTTGGCTGCAGCTGGGAATACCCCAAATTTAACGCCCCAACGATTAAAAGAGTCGTTAAACTTCCAATAAAAAAATGCTTAATTTTCATCTAACAAAACTTCCTTTTTTAGAATTGAAAATGATATCTTACCAACAAACGTTGTTTCGATGGAAAATTCCTGCGCTGAAAAGAAATCTGCTTTTTCACAGGAGAACTCACGCCGCAGAAGATCATTAAATCTCAAAAACCTTTAACCGCCGACGGCTTCCCTTTGTTCCGGATTAATCGCCTTCCGAATACAACCTGACACAATTTCGTCCCGCCTTTTTGGCACGGTAGAGTGCCATGTCGGCCCGAACCAGCAGCTCTTTGATAATTGTGGCATCCACCGGATAGGTGGCCACCCCAACGCTGATTGTGACCTTACCGCCGGGCTGTGTTTCCTCCATAAAGAAGGGATACTCTTCGATGCTTTTGCGAAGCCTTTCGGCAAAGGCACGCGATCCGGCAACATCGACCTCCGGTAAAATGACGCAGAATTCCTCTCCGCCGTACCGCGCGACTACATCCGTATCCCGGACGGCCTTTTTCAGAATCTTGGCGATGTGCTTCAGAACCTGATCTCCGGCAGGATGCCCCAGTGTATCGTTGTAATGCTTAAAATTATCCACATCCAGAATGGCCAGTGACATGGGCCGGCCCGTCCGGCGCGCCCGGAAGACCTCATCCCGAAGCCGGATCCGAAAATAGCGGTAATTGTAAAGCGACGTGAGTTCATCGGTAATGGAGGTTTCACGAACCTTCTGGTACAGTTGGGCATTGGCAATGGCCACGGAGACAATGTTTGTAATCAGCGTCAACATTTCCAAATCGGTTTGATTGTACGCCTCGCCGTTGATCTTGGACCCAATCAGCACCATTCCCACCAGCCGGTGCGAATGAATCAGCGGGGCGATGACCTCCGATCCGTAATCCCGGAACCGCTTGATGTCCTTCAGCGATGTAAATTCCTCGGCAATCAGAATAGGCTGGCGTTTTTTAAAAATGATCTTGATCACCGGATCGGTTACTTCAATCGTGGTTTCAGACACATCCTCCGGATCAAAACCTTTTGTTTTTACAAGATTAAGGTTCTTGCGATTTTTCGTATCCACAAGATAAAGCAGGGCATTTTTAATTCGGATTTGTCCGATCAGGGTGTTTAAATAGGAATTCACCAACTGATCCAATTCCAGGATGGCGGTTAAATCCAGGCTGATCTGAAAGAGATTGTGCAGTTCGTAGATACGACGCTTAAGCTCCCGATTCAATAATGACAATTCTTTCGAGGCACTGTCAATCTGCTGTTTGTACGTTTTGGTGCGGACATGAACGCCCGATTCCGTGAGCTCATCGGTCAAAAACAGAATGCGTGAGCTCAATTTTCGGCTGGCAACACTGCCGACAATCAGAACCAACAGCAGGCCAATGGCCAGTTTCCAGCCAAAAACGAGGGGAATAATCGGCGTGAACACCAGAAATCCGATTAAAAAGGTAAAGCCGATAACGCCCAGAATCAGGCCAACGGATCGATAATCAATAAATTTTGCACGTTCCAAATTAAGTCCTAATTTCTAAATAAGGGTTAACACGGACAACACCTTTCCAAAAGAGGTGCGGCCATCGTCAATTCGCCAGAGGCCGTCAGCGCAGCATGACTGCGCCTATTAACCTATCGGCAGGTTTGTTTGTGCAATTAAGTGAAATTCAAACACACCCTAACCTTGTAAAAATATTAAAAAATATACAGAATATCAATGATATTGTCAAGACTTTTAATCGACCTGTCCCGAATATGACAAAAGCTTAAAATTTTGGCTTGCAAGAGAAGAATCTTCTTGATTGGAGTCATATTTTTTTTAAATTAGAAAGGGGATAGTGTTCACCTTGAATTCCAAAAACCAAACAGACAAGAAATGCGTCAACTTGTTCGAAAAAGCTTATTGATTGCCTTATTCTGGCTGTCGGCTGCCTCCCCCCTGTTCGCCCAGTATTATTTCGGCCGAAATAAGGTTCAATACAATCACTTCACCTGGTACGTTCTCACAACAAAGCACTTCCACGTGTATTACTATCCGGAAATGAAAGACCTGGCTCAAATTGGCGCCAAATTAGCCGAGGAAAGCTACAAGATTCTGGAAAATAAATTCAATCAATCGATTAATCGAAAAATACCGCTTATTTTTTACAGCTCCCACATCCATTTCGAACAGACGAACGTGCTGCCCAACTTCATCCCGGAGGGTGTGGGAGGTTTTTTTGAATACATGAAGGGCCGCGTGGTAATTCCGGCCAACGGCTCCATTTCGGAATTTCACCACGTGATTCAACACGAATTGGTGCACGTCTTCACGCACAGCCTAATCTCCCAGATTCTTCGCGATCACAAGCGAACCGACCTGAGTAATCTTCCCCTGTGGTTTATTGAGGGCATTGCTGAATATTGGTCCCAGGGCTGGGATCCGCAGGCGGAGATGGTCCTCCGGGACGCCGTTGTGAACGGTTACATTTATCCGCTTGATCAAATCTATCAGATCAACGGAACCTTTCTGATGTACAAAGAAGGGGAAGCCGCCCTGAAATACATTTCGGAAACCTACGGGGACGACAAGCTTCTCCAGCTAATGGAAAATTCATGGAAGGTGGACAACTTCAGCGATGTCATGAAATTGACCATCGGAAAAAATTACACCGAATTCGATAAGGAATGGATTTACCATTTACGGAAAAAATACTTTCCGCTTCTTAAAAAGGAAGATGATCCGGCCATGGTAACCCAGGCCCTGACCAAAGAGGGCATCAGTACCCAGCCGGCTTTTTTCGAAAAAAACGGGCAGCCGTGGATGGCCTTTATGTCCAATCGTGTGGGGTACACCAACATTTATGCGCGGCCGCTTGGGGTGAAAAAAAAATCGGTCAAACCCAGGATTATTGTCAAAGGGGAGCGAACGGCTTCATTTGAAGCCTTTCATCTGCTTCAAAGCAAGATCGATGTGAGCAAAAGCGGTCGGCTGGCCTTTGTGGCAAAGAGCGGCGGCAGCGATGCACTGTACATCTGGAATATTCCCAAAAATTCTCTCGAATATCGCTTTCAGTTTGATTCGCTGGTTGGAATTTCCTCACCCGCCTGGTCTGCAGACGAGTCGTCTCTCTGCTTTTCCGGAACGGATTTCGGGGGATTGAACGACCTGTACATCTACCACATTCGGAGCCGCAAACTGGAACGGCTGACCAACGACGTTTACCAGGATCGTACGCCGGTGTGGACGCCGGACGATTCGGGAATCATCTTCAGCTCCGATCGGGGAGAATTCGGGCGAACAGGTGCCCAAAATCTCTTTCGTTTGGACCTCAAATCGGGTGACATTTCCTACGTCACCCACGGAAATTTTCAGGATAAGTCGCCTGTTTTTTCGCCCGACGGCACCTACCTGACCTTTGTCTCCGATCGCTCGGGAAGTTTCAACATCTGGGCTATTCGGAGGGGTAAAAGGCAAGGCCCTTCAGGAAAAATAATCACCACATTTTCTCTGGCAGGAGATTCCACTCAATCTTTTCTTCAAAAGCCTTTGCTCAAACAATTGACTCATTTTGTCACGGCCGCGCAAACGCCTGAATGGACCCAAAACGGAGACCTCCTTTTCACGGCCTTCGAAAATTTCAACTTTCAGATTCACCTTTTAAAAAATCCCGCAAAAATTTTTCCGAAAGAAAAACCGGTGCCATCTCCCAGTATAGCCTTTAAACCGGATTTGTGGAAAGTCCGCTCGCTTTCTCAATCCGGGAAAAACACATCCATTAAATACAAGCGAAAATACTCTCTGGATGTGGCGCAGAGTTACGTGATGCAGGATCCGCTTTTCGGCAGAAGCGGCGGCGCTCAGTTGGCCATTAGTGACATGCTTGGAAACAGCCAATATTACATTCTGGTTTACAACGATGCCACCACCCGGGAGGAATTCCTGAAAAGCTTTAATGTGGCGGTTACCCAGTTAAATCTGGCTCATCGTACCACGTACGCCTGGGGTCTTTATCATTTTGCCGGACGCTACTTTAACTATTACGACGGTTTTTATTACGAACGCTTTTACGGGGGATTCACCTCCGCGAGCTACCCCCTGTCCACATTCCGCCGACTGGAGGCAAACCTGAATGTTCGCGCCTCCCACAAGGAATGGTACGGATCGGAGGTCGCCCGAAATGCCGTTCTCATCTCAAATTATTTCGCTTACGTTAAAGACAATTCTCTCTGGGGCCCCACCGGTCCCGTAGATGGGGAACGATTCAATTTCACCATTGGAAACACCGTGGACGTGCGCTATTCCAACGTCAATTTTTACACGTTTATGATGGATTATCGGCGGTACTTCCGGCTTTCCAGGAGAATCACTTACGCCACGCGTTTTGTGGGACGCGTGAACCACGGAAAGGAAACCATTAAGTTTATCATGGGCGGAAGCTGGGATTTGCGGGGGTACCCCCAATGGAGCATCTGGGGAGATCAGTACGTCCTGATGAATCACGAGCTGCGATTTCCATTTATCGACCGGTTTATTCTGCGATTTCCGTTCGGGGGGGTGCGATTTTCTTCCATCCGCGGCGCTCTTTTCTGGGATACCGGAAATGCCTGGGACGGGCCCCTGACTCAGCTTAAAGGAAGTGTGGGAGCCGGTATTCGCCTGAATTTGGGCGGCGTACTCGTCCTGCGGTTTGATTACGGAAAGACATTTTACACGACATTTGACAACTCGCTTTTTAAACCCCGCTCATTTCACATGCAGCCGGGGCGATTTAAGCAGTTTTTCTTCGGATGGGATTTTTAGGGGTGTAAAGACTTCAGGCGACACAGAGAAACACTGAGACGCACAGAGGACCACAGAGAAAATACAAAAGAACCCTTTCCTCCGTGGCTCTCTTCTTTTCTCTCTGTGGCTCTCCGTGCCATTCTTTTTCAGGAAACTAAGAAGGATTAAGAACTTTGCCAATGTTTTTCAAAAAAATTAAGCCTCTTTTGGCCATAAGCGTTTTCCTTCTGCTGGCCGGCTGCCAGCATCGGCTGATTAAACAACCGCTTTCGGCGGTACCGATGGAATGGTCTCAATGGGGTGGAAACGCCCGCCAGGACTTTTTCATTCCCACGCGGGAAAAACTTTCCGGCCTGAAAGTAATTAAACGAATGAAACTTTTGTCTTCCCCGGGAAAAACGCTTCTGGTCTCGGGAGATGTGTTGTTCGTACCAACTCTGGACGGAAAACTCACCACGTTTTCGCTGCGAACCTTCAAGAAAATCGGGCAGGTTAAGCTGCCCCAAAAACTGGCGGGAACCGCCGCTCTGATTCACAACGATCTGATTGTGGCCCTTCGTTTCAACAAAAAAAGTCTTTTTCGGCTGAATCCCCTGAACGGGAAAAAAGTGTGGACGGCCAAACTGGGTTCCATCGAAACGGAACCCCTTGTTGTCCCGCCGCAAATTTTTGTAACCACTCTGTACAAGGGTGTGGTTGCCGTTAATGATTCCACGGGAAAAATCCTGTGGGAACATCACCTCTCGGCACAAAGCCACAGCTCGCCAAACTTGATTCAAAATCAACTGGTTTTTGGAGATGACCGGGGAAACCTGCGGGCCGTGAAACCGGCCACCGGCGATTCCCTCTGGACTGCACCGCTGGGCGGCATTATCCGGGCCATGCCTGTGGGAGATGCCGAACGGGTGTACCTTGGCACAACCCGGGGCGATTTTTACGCCGTCGCGGCAAAAACGGGGCACATTCTCTGGAAATTTTCCGTGGGGGTGCGCATTTTCCACGAGGCCGCTGTCACGCCCGAGGGCATTTTCATCGTCGCCAACGACGGCTTTTTGTACAAGCTTTCCCCGGAAACCGGCCGCCTGCTCTGGAAGCACTCTCTCCGAGGCGTTGCCGGTACCCCGCCCCTGGTTTACGGAAGCCGAATTTTGCTGGGAACCCTGGAGCATCGTCTTCTGCTCATTGATCGTTTTTCTGGTAAAATCATCCAGGAGATCACACTCAAAGGACGGGCCCGCACACTGCCCGTTATCACAAAACATTTCGTCATCGCGGGTTCTGAAAATAAATGGGTGTACATTCTTAAAAAGGAGTCCACCCCATGAAACGTCTCTGGCTGCTTTTTCTCGTGGTAACAACTGGGTGGATTTCCAACGCTCACAGCCAGCCCGTTGGCTATCTTCACCTGACGGCGGCCCAACTGCCTGCAAAACTGTTCGTCGATTCCCTTTCAGTGCCGCCTGCCCGGGACACGCTCCTTGCACTTTCACCCGGTACCCATCGCATCCGGGCTACAACACCCTTTCGGGCAGATTGGCTGCTGCGTGATTTTCAACGATCCGTCCGGATCAAAGCACTGGACACCACAACCGTCGCCATCGTCTTTCCCCGGTATTTTTTTCTCTCCTCTCAACCGGAAGGCGCGTTTGTCCGTGCAGCAAATGCCGTCCTCGGGCGAACACCCCTGCTCGCAAATTGGGAAACCCTCAAAAACACACCCGTCCGCCTTGAAAAAAGGGGCTATTTGTCCAGGCAAATCCGGCTTCAAAATCCGAATGAAAAGCGGTTGATCATTCGCCTGAAAAAAGACCCTGGGTACTGGAAGAGGTTTAACCAGCTTCTGCAGAAAAAGCGGCTTCAAAGAAAACGTCTCCGGTGGGGAGCCGCAGGCACCGGCGGTGCCGCCCTTGCCTCGGGGGTAGCCGCCTATTTCCTGAAGAAGAAGGCAAATGCCGCGTACGATACCTATCTGAAAACCCCGTTCCCGGATAAGATTCAAACATATTACAACCGGGCCCAGCGCTACGACACATACGCCGGAACCACCTATTTAATTTTCGAAATCAATTTGATTTCAAGCGCCATTCTTCTCTTACTAACAATGGGGAAATAGTGCACATGTAAGATGCCGTTATTGGATCTGCATTGTTTTTTTCTCTGCGGTTCACCGACCTCTCGGAGGAAAAGAGGGAATATTGTTAAAACGAGTTGTTAAATTCCGGTTCGGAAAGCCAGTGAAATGAAAATACACGCTTTGCACCCCTGGAATGTGGATTATCACGCAGCGGTCGCTATTCAGAACGATCTGCGGAAAAAGATCATTTTTACAAATTGTGTAAAAAAATTAGAATTTGTAGCTGGGGCTGACGTATCTTTTAATCGGAAAGAACCAACACTGTTCGGTGTGGTCACGGTACTTCGGCTCCCCGATTTTGAAGAGGTTGAGCGTGGAGAAGCCATTCTGACGACGACCTTTCCCTACATTCCCGGATTGCTGACATTCCGGGAAGCACCGGTTTTGTTAGAAGCCTTTAAAAAAATCCGCATCCGGCCGGATGTTATTTTATTCGATGGACAGGGAATTGCGCATCCCCGGAGAATGGGCTTGGCGGCACACATGGGATTGCTTCTGGATACCCCTTCTATCGGTTGTGCCAAATCGCGTTTTATTGGTGAATACGAACCGGTTTCCAATGTAAAAGGGGCACGCTCCGAATTGAAAGATGAAGACGAAACCATCGGAGTGGCCTTGCGGACGCGGGAATCGGTAAAACCGATTTTTGTGTCCGTGGGACACAAAGTGGATTTGAATACGGCTGTAGACATCACATTAAAATTGGTTACCCGATACCGGCTTCCGGAACCCACACGCCGGGCACACGCTCTGGTGAACCGCCTCCGGGAATCGTATTTGGGTGAAGGGCGAAAATCATGAAAATGAACACGGCTCTCATTACCCACCCTGACCTGTTGAAACACGCCACGGGTCCGGGACACCCCGAGCGCCCGGAGCGTCTGACCGCGATTCTTAACCGCCTAAAGGAAACAGGTTTGTTAGCGGATCTTCTGGAAAAAACGCCCGAACCGGCTGATCTGAAATGGATTCAAACTGTTCACGACCCCGTCTATGTGGAGCGCGTAAAACGCCTGTGCCAAAACGGCTCCGGTTTCATCGATTCTCCCGACACACCCGTTTCAACCGATTCGTTTCGGGCCGCCCGCCTGGCAGTAGGAGCGGGTTTGCTGGCTGCCGACCTGATTGTTGAAAAAACCGTCACACACGCATTCTGCCCGATCCGACCACCCGGGCATCACGCAGAGAAATCCCGTGCAATGGGGTTTTGCCTCTTCAACAATGTAGCCGTTCTTGCACGGTATCTTCAAAAGAAACATGGTATTCGGAAAATTCTGATCGTGGATTGGGACGTTCACCACGGCAACGGAACGCAGCACGCTTTTTACGACGATCACACGGTCTTTTATTTTTCAACCCACCAATTTCCCCATTACCCGGGGACGGGTGCTGAATCGGAAAGAGGCTCGGGCCCCGGGGAAGGTTTCACACGAAATGTCCCGCTTCCGGCAGGTTCCGGAAATGAGGCTTATATTCGTGCCTTCGAGGAAATTCTTATTCCAATTGCAGAACGATTTCAGCCGGAGTTTGTTCTCATTTCGGCGGGATTCGATCCCCACCGGGACGATCCTCTGGCCGACATGGCCCTAACCGAAGAGGGATTTGCCCGGCTGACGCGCATCGTTCGGGATATTGCCGCCCATTTTGCAAAAGGACGTCTTATTTCCCTTCTGGAAGGCGGGTACAACCTGACCGCGCTGGGAAATTCGGCAGCCATTCACGTGCAGGAGTTGGTAGAATCCCCCGTGACTTAACACGCATTCTGCAGGAAATCACTTAACACGCATGAGAAAAGAAATGCCATCTCAGAAAATGAAGGATCCATTTGAAAACCAGCGGGAAAGGATGGTGCGGGATCAGATCGAGGCTCGCGGTGTTCGAAATTATGCCGTGCTTCGCGCCATGCGAAAGGTTCCCCGGCATCTGTTTGTTCCGGAAGCCTATCGCTCCCGCGCCTACAGCGACATGCCTTTGCCCATTGGGGAGGGAAAAACCATCTCCCAGCCCTATATTGTGGCCTACATGACCGAAGCACTCAAACTCCAGCCCACCGATCGTGTTTTAGAAATCGGGACCGGTTCCGGCTACCAGGCCGCTGTTCTGGCCGAATGCGCAAAAGAGGTGTATTCGATCGAAATTCTTCCCGAATTGGCTCAACAGGCCCGGGACGTGTTGGATGTGCTCGGGTATTCCAATGTCCACATCAAAATTGGCGACGGCTATTTGGGATGGCCGGAAAAAGCGCCCTTCAATGCCATCATCCTGACGGCGGCTCCTCCGACCCTCCCCCCGCCACTGCTGGATCAGCTGGCCGAAGGCG
The Calditrichota bacterium genome window above contains:
- a CDS encoding S41 family peptidase produces the protein MKIKHFFIGSLTTLLIVGALNLGYSQLQPKDSRRNIYQKLNIFTTVLNIIQQSYVEKTDPNDLINNAIRGMLSDLDPHTNYMTADQFKNWSKTFAGYSGIGISFDIIRKKITIMSVFEGGPAFKSGLRSGDRIIGINGESAIGIKRDDVPKKLMGPPGTQVKVTIERDGWDEPKEFTLTREKIKVESIPDAAMLRPGIGYVRIARFSATTGQELEKALNKLESEGMDKLILDLRGNSGGYLQIATEVADKFIPGGKMIVYTKGRIPSSYRDYYATDEATHPLYPLIVLIDHGSASASEIVSGAIQDWDRGLIVGKTSFGKGLVQSQYPFKDGSVLLVTTAKYYTPSGRCIQRDYSHKSKDEYYKEAYVDSLIKKNSKNLPAFKTFGGRTVYGGGGIRPDIMLESKEKPPSRFIIDLVYDPNRYFYTFIDDYLHAHPEIKQMKLLDFVQDFKVSPKMLSDFEAYVLKDNKKIKADKFNDANNVKDLNYLLKREIAYHIWGEKGQFQVNLMRDTVLQQSMNYFPQALKLMEKMDYYKNR
- a CDS encoding sensor domain-containing diguanylate cyclase — its product is MERAKFIDYRSVGLILGVIGFTFLIGFLVFTPIIPLVFGWKLAIGLLLVLIVGSVASRKLSSRILFLTDELTESGVHVRTKTYKQQIDSASKELSLLNRELKRRIYELHNLFQISLDLTAILELDQLVNSYLNTLIGQIRIKNALLYLVDTKNRKNLNLVKTKGFDPEDVSETTIEVTDPVIKIIFKKRQPILIAEEFTSLKDIKRFRDYGSEVIAPLIHSHRLVGMVLIGSKINGEAYNQTDLEMLTLITNIVSVAIANAQLYQKVRETSITDELTSLYNYRYFRIRLRDEVFRARRTGRPMSLAILDVDNFKHYNDTLGHPAGDQVLKHIAKILKKAVRDTDVVARYGGEEFCVILPEVDVAGSRAFAERLRKSIEEYPFFMEETQPGGKVTISVGVATYPVDATIIKELLVRADMALYRAKKAGRNCVRLYSEGD
- a CDS encoding PQQ-binding-like beta-propeller repeat protein — its product is MAISVFLLLAGCQHRLIKQPLSAVPMEWSQWGGNARQDFFIPTREKLSGLKVIKRMKLLSSPGKTLLVSGDVLFVPTLDGKLTTFSLRTFKKIGQVKLPQKLAGTAALIHNDLIVALRFNKKSLFRLNPLNGKKVWTAKLGSIETEPLVVPPQIFVTTLYKGVVAVNDSTGKILWEHHLSAQSHSSPNLIQNQLVFGDDRGNLRAVKPATGDSLWTAPLGGIIRAMPVGDAERVYLGTTRGDFYAVAAKTGHILWKFSVGVRIFHEAAVTPEGIFIVANDGFLYKLSPETGRLLWKHSLRGVAGTPPLVYGSRILLGTLEHRLLLIDRFSGKIIQEITLKGRARTLPVITKHFVIAGSENKWVYILKKESTP
- the nfi gene encoding deoxyribonuclease V — encoded protein: MKIHALHPWNVDYHAAVAIQNDLRKKIIFTNCVKKLEFVAGADVSFNRKEPTLFGVVTVLRLPDFEEVERGEAILTTTFPYIPGLLTFREAPVLLEAFKKIRIRPDVILFDGQGIAHPRRMGLAAHMGLLLDTPSIGCAKSRFIGEYEPVSNVKGARSELKDEDETIGVALRTRESVKPIFVSVGHKVDLNTAVDITLKLVTRYRLPEPTRRAHALVNRLRESYLGEGRKS
- a CDS encoding histone deacetylase, with amino-acid sequence MMKMNTALITHPDLLKHATGPGHPERPERLTAILNRLKETGLLADLLEKTPEPADLKWIQTVHDPVYVERVKRLCQNGSGFIDSPDTPVSTDSFRAARLAVGAGLLAADLIVEKTVTHAFCPIRPPGHHAEKSRAMGFCLFNNVAVLARYLQKKHGIRKILIVDWDVHHGNGTQHAFYDDHTVFYFSTHQFPHYPGTGAESERGSGPGEGFTRNVPLPAGSGNEAYIRAFEEILIPIAERFQPEFVLISAGFDPHRDDPLADMALTEEGFARLTRIVRDIAAHFAKGRLISLLEGGYNLTALGNSAAIHVQELVESPVT
- a CDS encoding protein-L-isoaspartate(D-aspartate) O-methyltransferase; translation: MRKEMPSQKMKDPFENQRERMVRDQIEARGVRNYAVLRAMRKVPRHLFVPEAYRSRAYSDMPLPIGEGKTISQPYIVAYMTEALKLQPTDRVLEIGTGSGYQAAVLAECAKEVYSIEILPELAQQARDVLDVLGYSNVHIKIGDGYLGWPEKAPFNAIILTAAPPTLPPPLLDQLAEGGRLIAPIGTDFQQLILLKKTKEGFQKQSLLPVRFVPMTGRAQKMI